The Tenrec ecaudatus isolate mTenEca1 chromosome 17, mTenEca1.hap1, whole genome shotgun sequence sequence GAGGGTCCTAGTTTCTCTACAGCCTCACCAGCCTTTATTTTCagtttatttgtccttttatatTGGTTATTAATTCCGGGGTGAGGCAATAGTGttattttgatttgtatttttcAAACACTAATGATTTTGAACAGATTTTCATATTTGTTGACTACCAGGTGTCTTATTTGAGTATCTCTTTATGTCTTCTGCctatttttaattagattatttgtctttttcttatggAGGTGCTGACATGGTCTATACTTTTTAGAGATTATTCTCTTGTCAAATATACCACTACCAAAAAAATTTCCCCCCACACTGTGGGTTCACTTTTCACTCTCTAGAGGAAATTATTTGATGAACATGactctaaattttttttttcatagaaaATGAATTAAGCATAAATTTTATTTCCAATTCCCTCAAAGATTATCACAAATACAAAATACTCTTTGAAAAGtatcccaaaccaaatcaaaggAATTTAAAACAATAGCCAAATCTGCTTCAGACAGAAGATAGGGCAACCTAATTTACAACACAACGTAACTCTTTCCAACTAAtctgagaagaaacagctccCATGTTTAGTGTTAAAAAATAAAGCTCTTTGTGTTTAGAAAAATCAAGGCATCACTTAGTAAAGCCTATTCTTCCTCAAATCTTTATTCAGGCAGTCCTTCTGATTATGAACTGATTCACCTACGATTGTAGGCCACTGTTGCAACCCATTCTTAGGAAGCCTATTATTAAAAACTCAAGGTGCACACAATGGTTCATGATAACAAGCGGGAACTACTTTACAATGTGCATCAAAGCGTTATTATATTTTACTATATTATTATGTCAAAGATGCTTTATTATCTGgaagtgtttctttaatgttATACAAAGAAAAGTACACTATAtactaagacaaacatttgacCAAGCAATGTTAGACATGAACCTCACAGTCCGACACAGATAAAATTCAACTGAAAGACAGACCTAGGAGTGGAATTCGTTCAAAACCTGGGGACTGCCTGTACTTGCTTATCTTCATTTAGAAATGCGATAGGAAATTTTGTTAAGGTATAAAGACCTTAGGAAAAATTATAAAtactccatttaaaaaaattaacagaaatgctttcctctttaaaatgtaaatatcCAATAAATATAACATAGATGGTACTCCAGGCATAGAAAAACAACAATTCCCTTATGAAAAAGGTGTATTTGGGTAAGTTTGATGGCAAGCTTTTTGTTTGTCTTAAGTGTAATGCACTTCACCAAAAGAACCAGGCCATTATTCTGTAAAGATCTACTCTTTCTTAATTGAACAGAAATACATCAATTTCTATAGAATGTTGGCTATAGTACCAGGCCACAGGAAAGGTCTCAAATAGCTGAAAGTTGTTTGGCTAGAGAAAAATGTCTTGCGACTTGGAGGCAGGCAGTCATCCACTCGTCCTTGAAGGCATTCCTCAGCGAACTTCTTCTTACTAGTCTTCAGAGTAAAGCGCAGGATCGGGGCTCCCGGAAGGGGTTGCTTCCTGCTGGAACCCCGACCAAGAGGGCGTCCTTGCAGGCGTTCTGCATGCAGTACTGTTGAAGCTCTGCAGCTGCCTGAGAAACCTTGATCCTCTCCACGCTGGCTTCCAGCTTGAGCTGCTCCACCAGGCGCTGCAGGGCGTTCACGCTGGGCCCGGAAGACATGGCGGCGGCGCGGGCAGGCGAGGGCATGACTCTAaatttttagggagccccagtcatctattttgttttctgttgttttactattttattatgCTTGATAGTGTATTTATACAatgtattttttctttgatgGATTTTATAATTGTATGTTTTACATTTaaatctttgatccatcttgagtctatttttgtatatGACATGaagtatgggtcttgtttcataaaTCTGCAAATGaatatccagttttgccagcCCCATTTGTTATATTATTTCTTCCTCATCTAATGTGTTTCAGCTCCTTGTCAAATATCAGCTGTCTGTAGGCAGATTGTTTTACTTCTGGGTTCCAAATTCTGAGATCTCTTTCCTTCTGATATGAAGTTAATAATTaggttttccatctctttaaagaattatctgggaatttggatcaggattgcCTTATATCTGTGGATTGTTTTGGAAAGTATTCATATTTTCACAATATAAAGCCTTCCTATCCACGAGCATGCTATTTTCTTCTATTTATATAGGTCTATTTTAGTTTGCTATAGTAGTTTTATAGTTTTTTCTTTATATacatcttttgtttttctggttagatttattctgaaatatttcattttctgaTATCCTTTTCTGAGCTCTTTTAGTTAAAATTTTTATATGTTGATCTTTTACCGTGTCATATTATGGAATGCAAATGATCTGCTACATGAACACTGTTACGAATGAAGtattacattttagcctaacCACATTTGCTACAATTgacttattaaatattttagaatcaGTACCCTTGAACATATACCTCAGCCAGTCATAAATGTTTGTGACCAATGGAAGatgacaatgaatgaatgaatgagtcagGGTGACCAATTTCCAGTAATTTAATACTTCAAATGCATGGTGGGTAGAGAAATAAATATATCATTGAAATCTTATTCATTTGAATTCAGCCTTTCTAGCTAACACCTTTAAACTCTTAGATTCctctttaagaaaaagaaaatttggaTTATAAAATTTAACATCCACTTTCTGCACCTATAGAAGAAGGGAAATTCCAATATGTTATTTCCTTGAGAAGTCTGAAGCTCGTTAGAAATGAACACAAGGGTAATTTAGCCCTCAACTGATTttttcatcttcattttcaattaCTGAGCAAAGAATACAATTTAAGTCAAAAATCTTAATCTAAAGATAGGATATTATTAGGTCAACAAATCATGAGTATGCAAGTTGAAGGACTTAGATTCTGGAAATACTTACAGGCCCAGAAAGAGAGAGACGTCGGCCGCTCTCAGTTGTGACGAGTTAAGTAGTTCATATTTGGTTGCAGGGAGTCTTACCGTGGAAGATAAATGAGTTCCTCAATTCATGATTTACTCCCCAGGCAACTCCACTCCCTGATCTGTCTGGGCAACAGCTTGACGGGTCTCTCACCGTGAGGCAGTCAGCGCCGTGTGAAGAGttttccaggacaaataaacctcaCTGAACCAACCAAAATACTGAGTAGTTTTAGTTCACCCTAAATTAGGATCACGCAGTGCAGAGGAGAGTGGTAAAGACAGGCAGGGGCCAACTGTATACCACAgtactttataaatatttatcaCAAAAGATACCAGAAAGAAaccagcaacaaacaaacaaacaaacaaaaaaaaaaactattcttTTTCAGGCTGATGTATTTCCGTTTCAGTCTAagcaagtggttctcaaccttcctaatactgcgaccctttaatacaattccccatgttgtggtgacccccccaaccataaaattcttttcgttggtacttcatcactgtaattttgctactgttatgaatcaggtgacccctgtgaaagggtggttcgaccctCAAGGGgttcccataggttgagaaccgctgggctaaGCTACAGAAgagagggcttcaaagagttcatggaaaattctattatctcaataccagtaggattaggggatggtggggggagaaagggggaaatctatcacaaggatcaatctagaaccccctcccaggggaataataaaggaaaagtggatgaggagagatggaggatgatgtaagatatggacataataatctataacttatcaagggttcatgaaggagggtggcctggggagggaggaggaagaaatggggagctgagatcatggactcaagtgggaagagaacgctttgaaaatgatggtggcatatgtacaaatatgcttgacacactggatgaatgtatggattgtgataagacatgtaagagcccccgataaaaatattaaaaaaaacacctcaagAACGAacatagaacaacaacaaaatctcttAATCCCATTTCCTCATAAACATCTGAAGCCCTCTCATGTTATATATAGTAACATTTAAATATCTATTCTATTTCAGTAATTTAACTTAGGTAGCTATTTTCTTAGcctatgtgtgaatgtgtgtgtgtgtgtgtgtgtgtgtgtgtgtgtgtgtgtgaaggagagagagaagatctGGCTAAGGAGAGACTAGGGAGAAGTTAAATATATCGGCAAATATAGAACATTATTACTTCTGATTTAGAATATAAAATACTTTTGATTTGTAAAATGTTATTGAGTCAgctttaatgtataattacttacCCTATGTGCAACGGAATGGAGCAGGGCCAGGTCTTGCACTATGCTCATGATTGCTCCACTATGCTTATTTGAGCCTGTTGATACATTGatacagctactgtgtcaatacatctctttgaggctccttccttctttcttattcCTTGATCCTCTGTTTTCTCAAGACTcatgactggtccctcctgataatataacCAGAGTATGATAGATGAAATCTCCCTGTCGttgcttctaaaaagcattctgtttACATCTTATGGAAGATATATATGTCCCtggcatatttaatattctttaccaattccatcaattaaaaaaccaaaattactgtcattgagttgatgccaactcagagcgacccgacaggacacagtagaactgcccctgttgctttccaaggctataaatcttaatgggagcagaaagcttcatctctcccCACATAGCAactagtgggttggaactgctgactttgaagccTAATGTATAACTCACTAGGCTGCCACGTTCTTGGGGGCATTTAATTCTTCACTAGCTAGTTAGCATGCAAAAACAGTTTCTAGAAAACTGAAGTTTTGCAAATGTCTCTCTGCATAACCTCTCACTTAACAATCTCGACTGTAGAATGAGGCTACACAAACACCTGTTGGCCTCTGTCCATCTTGGATAGAGCTTCCCTCCCTTCAGCGTTACCTTCATATAAAATCTTTGTGGCTTTTAAACCTGGATGGAGTCAGATGAAGATGAAGGGAAGAAGCAGGGAGAAGTGTATGTGAGAAGCTCATCCCTGGGTCCAGCCCTGGAATGACTTATTTTGGCAAATCGTGCATTTACATTATCCTCAAATCCTTGTTTACGTTGTTATCTGCTTGCCATTCTACCAATAGGAAATAATTTGGAGTGACAACCACTAACTTGTAAATATGGGTGCATTATGTGTATAGGTTGACAAGGAGAATGTCATACTAATATATTATTAGTTATTCCGTCTTTAAGATACTGGTCAATTcaggtttttttctttcacatGAGTGATTGAGTTTCACTgtgctgggagccctggtggaatggtggtggctcattgggctgctaactcaaggtCACCTTCCAgtgctcaggagaaaggtgaggtttcctACTCGTGGGAAGAGTTACAAACTCAGAATCGCACAGGGACAGTCCACCCTGCCCCATATGGTCCGTATGAGTCCAAGTGGACTCGgggtggactggatggcagtgagagtcaaGAGCATTGGGAGGAGGGGAACTGTCTGGGGTGCAGGGTTGGGGAAAGCATGGAGTAGAGGTGGTGGGGAAGTAGGAATAGGATGACATATTCAGCCTAGGACTGTTGAGTTCATGTGACCCCGTATTTACAGGCTAGAGCAGCTTCATTGGGCCTTCTTgactgcaatctttacagaagcagagggcCAGGCTTTTATTTCATGAAGCCATTGGGTGGGATCAAACAATCTTTTAAGGCATGCTGGTGGTACGGTATCGGTGGGAGAACGAGATTGGCACTCTGCTTGTATGAAAATTACAGTCTTCAAAACCCAACAGGCCCTTCTATTGTGTCCTAGCAgctctctatgagttagaatggccTCTGGTGATCATTTCTTTTAGACAAATGAATACCAGACTCGTCCCAAGGAGACGGaggttaaagatgtcccaaatgtccaactcttcccaGATGCTCTTCTGTTCCATTTCCCATGCACTCCTCTCTTGTGTCTATCCCATCATGTTCCTGGGTTCTATGATTCCATGCAACGTCCCACAGACACAAAACTTTGAGGACAGGTCTCCcgtggtggtgggtgctgttcagttCCAAATCCGAAGGTCAGACAGAGGCTAGCCAAATACAAggtccagagccagaagccaagaatgtccaaagtcctgacagtcttCTTGCTTTTGCCACAGTTTGTTGAGGAAATAGAGATATGACTTTCCAGGTCAAGTGATGCATATTTGAACTGTAGGGTGTTGTACCAGTCTGTAC is a genomic window containing:
- the LOC142430719 gene encoding guanine nucleotide-binding protein G(I)/G(S)/G(O) subunit gamma-10, producing MSSGPSVNALQRLVEQLKLEASVERIKVSQAAAELQQYCMQNACKDALLVGVPAGSNPFREPRSCALL